Part of the Rhodococcus sp. OK302 genome is shown below.
TACCCCATACTGCCTGTCCTGCGCCGTTCTTGTCGGGACCGAACCGTTCAGAACGGTGGTGGATCATCCCCGTAATCCACCGGCTTCCGCGGACGAACCACGTACTTACGTCCCGACGCTGTTGCCCGCACCCGCATCAACCGCTGCAACAACTGAGTCCGCCGCCGAACTTCCAGCCGCCGCTCCCGCCGCGCCAACTTCTGCGCCCGAACATCCATCAGCGCACGCCGCCGCCGGCGTTCACCCCGAACCCGGGCAGCCTTGTTCTCGAGTTTGGTGCGCCTTCGTGGCCCGCCCTCCGGCAGGACCGGATCGGTTGCTCCCGCCAGCAGCCCCGCCGCCCGGGTCCGGTAACAATGCCCCGTCGGAGAAACCAGGCTGACCGTGCGATCCAGGTTCGGGGTGTGCAACCACCGGCCGGAATGCTTGAGCCGATGATGATTACGGCAATACGCCGACAAATTCGACGCGGTCGTCTTCCCACCTCTGGCGGGATCGGCGTGATCGAACGGCACCAGATGATCGAGATCGCAATTCCACGCCGGAACGTCGCAGTGCAACCACTGACAACTCCCCGCCGCCGCCCGCAGCCACGTATCCAATGCCGCACCGGGGCGGTAGACCAACGCCGACGCCGGCAGTGATTCCGAAACTGGCTCCGCCGGCACCCGCACCTTCTTGACGATCGCACCCTTCGCGATCTCCCGGGCGTGCTCGGCGCTGATCACCCCGTACCCGTCCAGATGCGCCGGCTCGTCACCACCATCGACGCTGTTATTGAACGTCGACTCCGACATCACCACAACCACCAACGGCCGACGCACCACCGCCAACCCACCACGGTCCTGCGGACAATCCACCCGGCCACAATCACACGGCAACACCGCCGAACCATCCAACAGAGCGCCCAACGCATCCGCCCGCCGCTGCTCATACGTCCGCGAATCATCCCGGCACACCGACAGAGCCAACTCCCGCAACCGACCGTCGAACAGTCGGGCCTGCTCCGCCGGAATACTGCCCACGATCCGGGCCATCCCGTCCTCCATGGCACTGACCCCGATGAACCGGTCCGCCAACGCACGACGTCGGCGCTCCCGCATCCCTTCCGGGTCCACCCGCGCCACAATCCGATCGATCACGCCCGTCAACCGGCGACCCGTCAACCCCGTCCCACCATCCACGGCTGGAGCCAACACCTGTTCCAGGACAAGGCGTTCCACCTCGTCGATCAAATCATCCGACACATTCGCAGTGGCGGAGTCGATCAACCCGACCCGGTAGACATCCAGTTCTCCGCGCGCCATCGCCTCCCGGGTACGGTGCAGGCGGGTCTTCAACGCGAAACCCAGGCCGATGAGTTTCCCGGCCGCTGCGCGGCCCATCGTCAACACCGCCCCGATCTCCGATTCCGCCAACTCGTGCGCCGTGGACGACCACGTTCCGGAGGCCGTGTGCTCGGCACTACGGCGGGTGAAGAACTCGGCAATCGCAGCAAGTTTGCGCTCCACCAACTTCGCTTCACACGAATGCAGTTCGGAGATGAGATCGATGAGGGCGCAATCGGATTCGGCCCCGGTCAGCGGTGCTGACGGACCGTAACTTCCCACCCCCGACTCCAACATCCCTCCACCGTATTCGAAACTATGTTCGGAGACAACAGTTGCAGCCAAATCGGTCTGAAAGGTCCGAAAATAGACCGGAGAGCCAGCAGCAGGTCACTCTCCGATCCACCGGAATCACAGATTGCTAACGCAATTGCCTACGCAATTCACTCTTGAGAACCTTGCCCGTCGCCGTGAGCGGCAATGACTCCACCGCGTGTATAGACCGGATCTTCTGATAGGGCGCTACCTTCGCGGCGACGTAGTCGGAGATCTCCGTTTCGAGTACTGCATCCAACCCACCGGCAGCCTGGACCTCCGGGTTCAAGACTACAAATGCTGTCACGATCTCGCCGGCCTGCGGTGAAGGTCTTCCGACAACTGCGGCCTGCACCACGGCCGGGTGCGAACACAGAATCTCTTCCAACGGTTGGGGATACACGTTGTACCCCTTGTAGATGATCATGTCCTTCGATCGTCCGACAAGGAATACATGACCGTGTTCGTCCAGCCTGGCCATGTCCCCGGTTGCGAGCCAGCCGTCTCGGAACTGTACGGCCGTAAGTTCCGGCTCCCCTTGGTAGCCGTCGGTGATTTGCGGACCACGCACCCACAATTCACCGACATCACCGGTGGGGAGAGGTTTCCCGTCCCCGTCACGGATTTCCAATTCGGTATCGAAGATCGCGACTCCCACACTGTCCGCTGGAGTAGGGATCGCACTACCCATCGGGGCGCCGGTCACGCCCATGGTGGCCTCACTGAGCCCGTAGGCCTCACTCACCGAGGCATTGCCGAACCGTGCGCGCAATGTTGCGAGGGATGTCGTATCGAATGGCGCTGCACCGGAATTGATCGCAATGACCGATGACAGGTCGTACTGGTTGATCGCCGGACTTGCCAGCAGCGCGTAGTACATCGCCGGTGAACCGGTCAGGTTGGTGACTCCCAACCGCTCGATGTCGGCCAACATCGTGTCCGGATCAAATCGGCCGGTAAAATGAACGGTTGCACCGAGCAGTGTGCTGACGTTCTGCCCGACCAGCCCTAGTCCGTGAAAGAGCGGTGCCACAGCGATATTCACACCGGCACCCGGCACCAAGGCATGGGGGAAGTCGCTCTTGGACGCGCTCATCCGTATGCCGCCGAGGTCGTCGTGCTCGACAGCAACCCCGGACCTCCAGCATGCCATCTGAATCACGTTGGACACCAGATTCCGTTGCAGTACTCGCACCGCCTTGGAACGTCCCGTCGTTCCACCGGTCAATTGGAGGTGCGCGACAAGTTGCGGATCCGGCCTGTAGTCGGTCAGTGGATCGCTCTGCAGCAGTTCACTGAATGGCACTACGTCCTCAGCGAGTTCGACACCTTCCGACGCGGGAGCAGTCTGTGTCTCCTCTACACAGACTACGGAATGGACACAGTCAGCTTCAGCTGCGTGCACGACCTTCACAAAATTCGGATGCGAAATCACCACTCGCGCTTGCACATCGACAAGCTGATCTCGGAGCACTGCCGGCGGCAGAGTTGGATTGACCGGCGCAACAGCAGCTCCGGCGCACAGTGTTCCGTAGTACGCCACCACAAACCAGAGATTGTTGGGCATGTGGAGCGCGACTACATCACCCGGTTGAACTCCCAGCGTGCGTAACCCGCCGGCCACTCGCTGGGCACGGTCATGCAACTCGGCAAAAGTAAGTGCAAGATCGCCGTCTTGCAGCGCAATTCGATCAGGGTAGGCGCGAGCAGCTCCCGCGAGGATGGTGTCGATCCCCGTGTCCGGGTAGTCGAGAGTGCGAGGCATATCGGTCGGCCAGGCGAGCGTCATGAGAGAGAAACCTCCAACAGTTCGGAATGCATGGTTAAGGTCGAAAATGTTCTAGTCGATCCGGCGGAGTAGTGATTCTTGAACGACGGTTGCTACCAAATCGCCGTTTCGGCTCCAGAAGTTTCCCGTCGAGAGACCACGGCCATCGCTCGACGACGGACTGTTCTGGGAGAACAGCATCCAGTCGTCGGCGCGGAACGGGCGATGAATCCACACTGCGTGATCGAGTGACGTCACGATCGCCCGAGATCGACCTTTGAGCATCGAACGGTGCGGTTGAATGTCCAGTGACGCCGTCGATGCCAGTGTGATGTCGGAACCGTAGGTGAGCGCACAAACGTGGAGAAGCTGGTTGTCAGGCAATACCTGAGCGGGTTTGATCCAGACGGCCTGCTCCGAAAGTCCCGGTACCGCACGGTGATCCGACACTCGCAGTTGTGGAACGAACCGCAAAGACATCACCCGAGCGGTCGTGGACGCCTGGTACTCGTCGGGCCGCTCGTTCGCCCAGTGTTCGTACGGATCCGGAAGATCCTCGGGCGGCGGCACTTCGGGCATCACCATCTGCCGGTTTTCACCGTCTTCGGGCAGTTTGAATGAGGCGGACAGCGCAAAGATCGGTTCGCCGTCCTGCCGGGCAGTGACGTGCCGGGAACGATAGGACCGCCCGTCGCGGAGCCGTTCCACCTCGTAGACGATGGGTTTGGTGGGATTGCCCGCGCTGAGGAAGTAGCCGTGCAGAGAATGCGCGAGATTTTCCGGCGGAACGGTGTTACCCGCGGCGGTCAGAGCCTGAGCCGCCACCTGTCCGCCGAACGCCCTCATCGGATGTCCGGCGTGACAAAGACCCTGAAATTCATTGCTGCCCAGTTGTTTCAACGTGAGCAGACCCTCAAAGTCAACGGAGAGGTGGCAGTCAAATGTCGAGGTCATGAAATCGGCCTATCGTACGGCGATGACGGGAGCGTCCGGGCGCACCAGCCTCTTGTCTCGAGCGGGGTCGATGATGAGGATGCCGATGACGGCCACGATGAGAGCGACAACCCCGAGGATTTGGAAGGCCATTGCGTAGCCGTCACCACCCTTACCGGCCGCATCGACAATGCGACCCATCATGTAGGGCGCAATGAAACCACCAAACGCCATCAGTGACAGGAAGACCCCGAGAACTCCGGAAAGCTGCTTGGGCGGGCACAATTCGGAAACACAGGCGTTGAGCAGCGGTAGCACCGGCGTGCAGATGGCGTAGCCGGCAGACACGAAGAGCACAGCCAGCACCGGCGTAGAGATATACGGCAGGATGACGAGGAGAGATCCGCCGATCAGCATTCCTACGGCCGGAAAGATCACTCGGGCGGCCCGCAAACTTACGCCACGGGTGATGAGGCGGTCACTGAACCACGTGGTGCTCAGCATGATCACGAGGCCGATCAGACTGGGGATGGAGAACATCGATCCCGCTTGCAGTCGGGTATAGCCGAGGCCCAGCTCGAAGTACGACGGCAGCCAAGTGAGGACTACAGCCGCCAATGCATACGCCGCGGCAATGAGCAGGACTCCGCCGATAAATGTGCGGGTGCGGAAGATGTTCATCCACGGCACGGCAGGCTCCGCATCATTGACAGGTGCTGCAACTGCATCCGAGTCCGCCCCATCCCCGTGAGCAGTGTGCGCGGAACTGCCGTACGGGCCTTCCTTCCACACGGCCAGCCACAACACCGCCCACAGAAGCCCCGAGATGGCCAGTGCCACCAGCGCAGAACGCCAGCCCCAGGTGATGGCTACGTACGCGAGGATGGGAGCGATCGCGATCTTGGCGATCGATGCGGAGCACGTCAGGATTGCACCGGGCAGGCCGCGCCGTGCCGGCGCATGCCAGGAATAGGCAGCCGAGAACAACAGCGGCGAGTTGGGGCCTTCGGCGAATCCGAGGATCATCCGGCTCACCAGCAAGGTCACGAAGCTCGCCGAGAGCATCAGCGGCAGCATCGCTACGGACCACAGGACGACGAGCAGGACGAGCGCCCACCGCAGTCCGAGCCACTTGTCCAGAGCACCGGAGAGCAGTCCGCCGAGGGAGAGCATCAAGAAGAAGGCACTGCCGGCGAGACCGATGTCGGAAGCGGAGAGACCGAGTTCCTTGGCGAGCGGCTGGGCGATGATGCCGAGCACGGCCTTGTCAGCAAAGTTGATGACGTACATCGCAACCAGAACACTGGTCATTCCCCAGGCTACGGTTCGGGATTCACCCGCTTCTCCGAGCTTGGCCCGAGTTCGATTCACCTGCTGTTCTAGCACCACGATGTCTCCTTAAACTGGTAAGGGAAAATTCGCAATTGACGGTCTGTATCGTCAAGTCTTCCAGCGGGAGTGACTGCGATCACATCATACTCCTGGCGAAATTTAACCACTTAAATAGGCAACTAGCAAGCCTTTTGCAGGAATATGTGAATTCACCATAACTTGACATCGGACAATATTTCAGATGCACTGCTTCCCAGATCTTGTTATTTGATATTCACTTAACTGTCCAGGTTCTCGACGGCCATGCCCGTCGAGTCGGTCACCAGGGAGACACCATGAACGACGCCGTCATCGTCGACGCAGTACGCACACCGATCGGAAAGCGAAACGGTGGTCTCTCCGGAATCCATCCCGTCGATCTATCGGCGCACGTACTCCGCTCGCTCGCCGAGCGAAACGACTTCGACCCCGCCACCATCGACGACGTCCTGTGGGGTGTTGTCAGTCAGGTCGGCGAACAGGCCGGTGGTGTCGGCCGATATGCAGTACTCGCCGCCGGTTGGCCCGAGTCGGTCACCGGAGTGACCGTCGAGCGTGCCTGCGGTTCTTCGCAACAGGCACTGCACTTCGCGGCTGCCGGCGTGATCGCCGGTCACTACGACATCGCTATCGCCGGCGGCGTGGAATCGATGAGCCGCGTCCCGATGGGTTCGGCACGCAATGCAACCGGGAGCGGCACACCGTTCGGCCCGGCAGTTCGCGAGCGCTACAACCATGTGGAGTTCAACCAGGGCCTCGGTGCCGAGATGATCGCGGAGCAGTACAACCTCTCTCGCTCCCAGTTGGACCAGCATGCGCTCGACTCGCACGAGCGCGCTGCCCGCGCCGCCGACGAGGGCCGTTTCGACGCCCAGATCGCACCGGTGAAGGCAGTGACCGAGGACGGTTCGGCGCGCCTTGTCGATGCCGACGAGGGCATCCGACGTGGATCGTCCCTGGAACGACTCGGCGCACTACCCACACCGTTCAAGGAAGATGGCCGCATCACGGCCGGCAACTCGTCGCAGATTTCCGACGGAGCTGCCGGACTGCTCGTCACCACCAGCGATATTGCCGCCCGACGTGGATGGACGCCTCTCGCCCGCGTCCATTCCGTCGCCCTGGCCGGCGTCGATCCGGTGACGATGGCTACCGGCCCGATTCCCGCTACTGCGAAGGTCCTTGCTCGCGCGGGTCTTTCGATCAACGACATCGGTGCGTTCGAGATCAACGAAGCATTCGCGTCGGTGACTTTGTCCTGGCTGCAGGAAACCGGCGCCGATTACGAGAGGTTGAACCCGAACGGCGGCGCCATGGCGCTCGGACATCCGTTGGGCGGATCCGGCGCGCGTTTGACGACGACGCTCGTACATCACATGCGTGACAACGGCATTCGCTACGGATTGCAGTCGATGTGCGAGGCCGGCGGACAGGCCAACGCCACTATCTTCGAATTGATCTGACTCAGCAGATATTCCGTGACGCCGTGAGTTCGCTTGTGGCCCTGAAACACCCAGGAGTTCTTCATGTATTTGACTCAGTTCCTCCACCGAGCCTTGCAGCAGAGCCCGGACAGTTCGATGACGGTGTTCGAGAACAGGATTCATTCAGTCCGCGAAGGTATCGATCGCGTTGCGCGGCTTGCCGCGGGGCTACGCGGACTCGGAGTCCGATCCGGCGATCGCGTTGCCGTCCTCGCCTTGAATTCCGACCGCACTCACGAGTTGTTTCTGGCGTGCTGGTGGATTGGCGCCGTACCCAACCCGGTCAACGTCCGCTGGAGTGCCGCGGAAATCTCGTACGCACTCGCAGATGCCGAGCCGGTCGCCATGATGATCGACCAAAATTTCCTGGAAATCGTCGCAGGACTCGATGATCTACCGACGCTGGTCTACAGCGGAACCGGTGCGATCCCGCCGCGAATGACGGCCTACGAATCATTGATCGAGAAGTCCGAACCCGTCCCCGACACCCGAACCGGTGACGACGCCCTGGCGCTGCTGCTCTATACCGGCGGCACCACCGGCTTCCCCAAGGGCGTGATGATCAGTCATCGTTCGTTGATGACGTCGACGCTGGGCAATCTGGCATCCGGCCGGACAGTCGTCAACGGCAGTTCCAACCTCAATACAAACCCGATGTTCCATCTAGCCGGAATAGTCGGCTGGATGACTCAGAACGTCCTCGGTGGAACGCAGGTCTTCTTGCCCACCTTCACGCCGGACTCGTTTCTGCGGGCCGTCGACACCTATCGTCCCAGCGTCGTGGCATTGGTCCCGACCATGCTGCAAATGCTGGTATCACAGAAGGACACAAGCGATTACGACCTCTCGAGTGTGCAGATAGTGCGATACGGAGCCTCCCCCATATCGCCCAGCCTCCTCGAACGCGCTATGGCGTTGTTTCCGGGAAGCGGGTTCAGTCAGGGATACGGCATGACCGAGACGGCGCACATCTCGATGTTGGGGACGCAGGAACACACGACGGGCGGCGACCTCCTCCGCTCAGCCGGAAGAGCGCTCCCCCACTGTGAGATTCGCATAGTCGATCAGGACGGCGCAGAAGTCGCTCCCGGCCAGATCGGCGAAGTCGCCACGCGTGGCGATCACGTCATGCTGGGCTACTGGAAACGACCGGCCGAGACCGACGAGGTCCTGCGCGACGGTTGGATGCACACCGGCGACGCCGGCTACCTCGACGAGCGCGGCTATCTGTTCATCGTCGACCGGATCAAGGACATGATCGTGACGGGTGGTGAGAACGTCTATTCGACTGAGGTCGAGAACGCATTGGCAAAACATGCGGACGTCGCCACCTGCTCGGTAATCGGCGTCCCTGATCCGGAGTGGGGCGAGCGCGTGCATGCGTTTGTGGTGCTACAGCCCGGCACCGAGACCACGGCCGAGACATTGCGCGCCCATGTGAAATCGCTGATCGCCGGGTACAAGGCACCTCGCTCGGTGCAGTTCGTGGATTCACTCCCGACCTCGGCTACCGGGAAGACCCTCAAGGCGGAGCTACGTCGAACTGCCCTGGCCGCGGCCGGCTGAGAAATATCTGGTCATTGACCAAACTCGCATCAATCCCTTGACAACTGCGCTTATGTTAGTCAAAGTGAATATGCGCTAACCGCTTGATTCACGACAGATCACACCGGCGGTTCCCGCCCCAAAACTCAGGAGTTGTCATGGCGAATCTCGATACGGGGGTCATCGGAACCCGCATTCCCGAGCACACCGTCTCGGTCGAGCGCGGACGGCTCTCCTTCTTCGCCCGCGCCACCGGCCAACATGATCCCGTGTACACGGATCTTGACGCAGCACTCCAGGCCGGTCACCGCGATCTGCCGGTTCCGCCGACGTTCCTGTTCTGCCTCGATATGGAGCGCCCCAACCCGTCGACGTTCTATGCGGATCTCGGAATCGATATTCGGACCATCCTGCACGGTGAGCAGGAGTTCACGTATCACTCG
Proteins encoded:
- a CDS encoding HNH endonuclease signature motif containing protein, producing MLESGVGSYGPSAPLTGAESDCALIDLISELHSCEAKLVERKLAAIAEFFTRRSAEHTASGTWSSTAHELAESEIGAVLTMGRAAAGKLIGLGFALKTRLHRTREAMARGELDVYRVGLIDSATANVSDDLIDEVERLVLEQVLAPAVDGGTGLTGRRLTGVIDRIVARVDPEGMRERRRRALADRFIGVSAMEDGMARIVGSIPAEQARLFDGRLRELALSVCRDDSRTYEQRRADALGALLDGSAVLPCDCGRVDCPQDRGGLAVVRRPLVVVVMSESTFNNSVDGGDEPAHLDGYGVISAEHAREIAKGAIVKKVRVPAEPVSESLPASALVYRPGAALDTWLRAAAGSCQWLHCDVPAWNCDLDHLVPFDHADPARGGKTTASNLSAYCRNHHRLKHSGRWLHTPNLDRTVSLVSPTGHCYRTRAAGLLAGATDPVLPEGGPRRRTKLENKAARVRGERRRRRALMDVRAQKLARRERRLEVRRRTQLLQRLMRVRATASGRKYVVRPRKPVDYGDDPPPF
- a CDS encoding class I adenylate-forming enzyme family protein, which translates into the protein MTLAWPTDMPRTLDYPDTGIDTILAGAARAYPDRIALQDGDLALTFAELHDRAQRVAGGLRTLGVQPGDVVALHMPNNLWFVVAYYGTLCAGAAVAPVNPTLPPAVLRDQLVDVQARVVISHPNFVKVVHAAEADCVHSVVCVEETQTAPASEGVELAEDVVPFSELLQSDPLTDYRPDPQLVAHLQLTGGTTGRSKAVRVLQRNLVSNVIQMACWRSGVAVEHDDLGGIRMSASKSDFPHALVPGAGVNIAVAPLFHGLGLVGQNVSTLLGATVHFTGRFDPDTMLADIERLGVTNLTGSPAMYYALLASPAINQYDLSSVIAINSGAAPFDTTSLATLRARFGNASVSEAYGLSEATMGVTGAPMGSAIPTPADSVGVAIFDTELEIRDGDGKPLPTGDVGELWVRGPQITDGYQGEPELTAVQFRDGWLATGDMARLDEHGHVFLVGRSKDMIIYKGYNVYPQPLEEILCSHPAVVQAAVVGRPSPQAGEIVTAFVVLNPEVQAAGGLDAVLETEISDYVAAKVAPYQKIRSIHAVESLPLTATGKVLKSELRRQLR
- a CDS encoding thiolase family protein, with the protein product MNDAVIVDAVRTPIGKRNGGLSGIHPVDLSAHVLRSLAERNDFDPATIDDVLWGVVSQVGEQAGGVGRYAVLAAGWPESVTGVTVERACGSSQQALHFAAAGVIAGHYDIAIAGGVESMSRVPMGSARNATGSGTPFGPAVRERYNHVEFNQGLGAEMIAEQYNLSRSQLDQHALDSHERAARAADEGRFDAQIAPVKAVTEDGSARLVDADEGIRRGSSLERLGALPTPFKEDGRITAGNSSQISDGAAGLLVTTSDIAARRGWTPLARVHSVALAGVDPVTMATGPIPATAKVLARAGLSINDIGAFEINEAFASVTLSWLQETGADYERLNPNGGAMALGHPLGGSGARLTTTLVHHMRDNGIRYGLQSMCEAGGQANATIFELI
- a CDS encoding acyl-CoA thioesterase, yielding MRAFGGQVAAQALTAAGNTVPPENLAHSLHGYFLSAGNPTKPIVYEVERLRDGRSYRSRHVTARQDGEPIFALSASFKLPEDGENRQMVMPEVPPPEDLPDPYEHWANERPDEYQASTTARVMSLRFVPQLRVSDHRAVPGLSEQAVWIKPAQVLPDNQLLHVCALTYGSDITLASTASLDIQPHRSMLKGRSRAIVTSLDHAVWIHRPFRADDWMLFSQNSPSSSDGRGLSTGNFWSRNGDLVATVVQESLLRRID
- a CDS encoding MFS transporter, which codes for MNRTRAKLGEAGESRTVAWGMTSVLVAMYVINFADKAVLGIIAQPLAKELGLSASDIGLAGSAFFLMLSLGGLLSGALDKWLGLRWALVLLVVLWSVAMLPLMLSASFVTLLVSRMILGFAEGPNSPLLFSAAYSWHAPARRGLPGAILTCSASIAKIAIAPILAYVAITWGWRSALVALAISGLLWAVLWLAVWKEGPYGSSAHTAHGDGADSDAVAAPVNDAEPAVPWMNIFRTRTFIGGVLLIAAAYALAAVVLTWLPSYFELGLGYTRLQAGSMFSIPSLIGLVIMLSTTWFSDRLITRGVSLRAARVIFPAVGMLIGGSLLVILPYISTPVLAVLFVSAGYAICTPVLPLLNACVSELCPPKQLSGVLGVFLSLMAFGGFIAPYMMGRIVDAAGKGGDGYAMAFQILGVVALIVAVIGILIIDPARDKRLVRPDAPVIAVR
- a CDS encoding acyl-CoA synthetase, with the translated sequence MYLTQFLHRALQQSPDSSMTVFENRIHSVREGIDRVARLAAGLRGLGVRSGDRVAVLALNSDRTHELFLACWWIGAVPNPVNVRWSAAEISYALADAEPVAMMIDQNFLEIVAGLDDLPTLVYSGTGAIPPRMTAYESLIEKSEPVPDTRTGDDALALLLYTGGTTGFPKGVMISHRSLMTSTLGNLASGRTVVNGSSNLNTNPMFHLAGIVGWMTQNVLGGTQVFLPTFTPDSFLRAVDTYRPSVVALVPTMLQMLVSQKDTSDYDLSSVQIVRYGASPISPSLLERAMALFPGSGFSQGYGMTETAHISMLGTQEHTTGGDLLRSAGRALPHCEIRIVDQDGAEVAPGQIGEVATRGDHVMLGYWKRPAETDEVLRDGWMHTGDAGYLDERGYLFIVDRIKDMIVTGGENVYSTEVENALAKHADVATCSVIGVPDPEWGERVHAFVVLQPGTETTAETLRAHVKSLIAGYKAPRSVQFVDSLPTSATGKTLKAELRRTALAAAG
- a CDS encoding MaoC family dehydratase N-terminal domain-containing protein, which gives rise to MANLDTGVIGTRIPEHTVSVERGRLSFFARATGQHDPVYTDLDAALQAGHRDLPVPPTFLFCLDMERPNPSTFYADLGIDIRTILHGEQEFTYHSTAYAGDTLHFSTVVTDYYAKKGGALQFLVRTTEVTRSGKPIAQLRSTTVVRDPRA